The following proteins come from a genomic window of Meles meles chromosome 1, mMelMel3.1 paternal haplotype, whole genome shotgun sequence:
- the MPL gene encoding thrombopoietin receptor has protein sequence MPSWALLAVTSCLLLAPQNLAQVTNQDASFLASDSEPLNCFSRTFEDLTCFWNEEEAAPNGTYQLLYAYPGEKPRACSLSFKSVPPFGTRYVCQFPAQDEVRLFSPLHLWVKNVFLNQTLTQRVLFVDSVGLPDPPDIIKASGGIQPGELQISWETPAPEISHFLRHELRYGPKDPRNSIGPTVMQLRPTETCCPVLQRLNLVPALHQPPCAQPMMPQQDGPEQTSPTREASSLTVRSGSCLISGLEPGKSYWLQLRSQPDGVSLLGSWGSWSLPATVDLPGDAVEIGLQCFTLNLKNVTCQWQQQDRASSQGFFFHSRAWCCPRDRDPIWEKCEEEKNPGLQPSQFSRCHFKSRNDSVIHILVEVTTAQGAVHSYLGSPFWIHQAVLIPTPNLHWREVSSGQLEVEWQHPSSWGAQETCYQLRYTGEGHQDWKVLEPPLGAQRETLELRPRSRYRLQLRARLHGPTYQGPWSAWSEPVPAQTTSDSAWISLVTALLVVLGLSALMGLLLLRWQFPAHYRSLKHALWPSLPDLHRVLGQYLRDTAALSPPKAAVSDAFEEVEPSPLEILPKSSEKISMALCSSQAQMDYRGLPPSCLGTVSLCVCPPMAESGSYCTTHIANHSYLPLSCWQGPLSSYPGPIQTGQTSFPNLPTHSIPSTQTSRTSRPSPSVCPHSWAP, from the exons ATGCCCTCCTGGGCCCTCTTGGCGGtcacctcctgcctcctcctggccCCCCAAAATCTGGCACAAGTCACCAACCAAG ATGCCTCCTTTCTGGCCTCGGATTCAGAGCCCCTGAACTGTTTCTCTCGAACATTTGAGGACCTCACTTGCTTCTGGAATGAGGAAGAGGCAGCACCCAATGGAACATACCAGCTGCTGTATGCCTACCCAGG ggagaagccccgtGCCTGCTCCTTGAGTTTCAAGAGCGTGCCCCCCTTTGGAACCCGATACGTGTGTCAATTTCCAGCCCAGGATGAAGTTCGCCTCTTCTCTCCGCTGCACCTCTGGGTGAAGAACGTGTTTCTGAACCAGACTCTGACCCAGCGTGTGCTCTTTGTGGATAGCGTGG GCTTGCCAGATCCCCCAGATATCATTAAGGCTTCAGGCGGGATCCAACCAGGGGAACTTCAGATCAGCTGGGAGACCCCAGCTCCTGAAATCAGTCATTTCCTGAGGCATGAACTTCGCTATGGCCCCAAGGATCCCAGGAATTCCATTGGTCCCACAGTCATGCAGCTGCGGCCCACAGAAACCTGCTGTCCAGTTCTGCAGAGACTAAACCTGGTCCCAGCTCTGCACCAGCCTCCATGTGCTCAGCCCATGATGCCCCAACAGGATGGACCAGAGCAGACGTCCCCAACTAGAGAA GCTTCATCTCTAACAGTGAGGAGTGGAAGTTGCCTCATCTCAGGGCTCGAGCCTGGTAAATCCTACTGGCTCCAGCTGCGCAGCCAACCCGATGGGGTCTCCCTCCTTGGTTCCTGGGGTTCCTGGTCCCTCCCTGCAACTGTGGACCTGCCTGGAGATGCAG TGGAAATTGGACTACAGTGCTTTACCTTGAACCTGAAGAATGTTACCTGTCAGTGGCAGCAACAGGACCGTGCTAGCTCCCAAGGCTTCTTCTTCCACAGCAGGGCATGGTGCTGCCCCAGAGACAG GGACCCCATCTGGGAGAAGtgtgaagaggagaaaaatccaGGATTACAGCCCTCCCAGTTCTCCCGCTGCCACTTCAAGTCACGAAATGACAGCGTTATTCACATCCTTGTGGAGGTGACCACAGCCCAGGGTGCTGTTCACAGCTACCTGGGCTCCCCTTTCTGGATCCACCAGGCCG TGCTCATCCCCACTCCAAACTTGCACTGGAGGGAGGTCTCCAGTGGGCAGCTGGAAGTGGAATGGCAACACCCATCATCCTGGGGAGCCCAAGAGACCTGCTATCAGCTCCGCTACACAGGAGAAGGCCATCAAGACTGGAAG GTGCTGGAGCCGCCTCTCGGGGCCCAGCGGGAGACCTTGGAGCTGCGCCCGCGCTCTCGCTACCGCCTACAGCTGCGCGCCAGGCTCCACGGCCCCACCTACCAAGGGCCTTGGAGCGCCTGGTCCGAGCCTGTGCCAGCACAGACCACCTCCGACTCCG CTTGGATCTCCTTGGTGACCGCTCTGCTCGTGGTGCTGGGCCTCAGCGCCCTCATGGGCCTGCTGCTGCTGAGGTGGCAGTTTCCTGCGCACTACAG GAGCCTGAAGCATGCCCTGTGGCCCTCGCTTCCAGACCTGCACCGGGTCCTAGGCCAGTACCTTAGGGACACTGCAGCGCTGAGTCCG CCCAAGGCTGCAGTCTCGGATGCCTTTGAGGAGGTGGAACCCAGCCCCCTTGAAATTCTACCCAAGTCCTCAGAGAAGATCTCCATGGCCCTGTGTTCCTCCCAGGCCCAGATGGACTACCGAGGATTGCCCCCTTCTTGCCTGGGGACCGTGTCCCTGTGTGTGTGCCCACCCATGGCTGAGTCCGGGTCCTACTGCACCACCCACATCGCCAACCATTCCTACTTACCTTTGAGCTGCTGGCAGGGCCCTCTCTCCTCGTACCCTGGACCGATCCAAACTGGCCAGACCTCTTTTCCCAACCTCCCTACCCACTCCATCCCCTCAACACAAACATCTCGGACCTCACGTCCATCCCCCTCTGTCTGTCCTCATAGTTGGGCTCCCTGA